One Pseudodesulfovibrio cashew DNA window includes the following coding sequences:
- the rpoC gene encoding DNA-directed RNA polymerase subunit beta': MTLDDLFTLRGAPNQTAQGRNLKAIQISIASPETIREWSYGEVKKPETINYRTFKPERDGLFCAKIFGPVKDYECNCGKYKRMKHRGIVCEKCGVEVIASKVRRERMGHIELAAPVAHIWFLKTLPSKIGTLLDITMADLEKVLYFDSFIVLDPGETPLKTHQVVSEDQYFQVIDHFGEDALKVGMGAETVRTMLEALDLPTLRTELREESQTTRSQTKKKKITKRLKIVEAFLESGNKPEWMIMEVIPIIPPELRPLVPLDGGRFATSDLNDLYRRVINRNNRLKRLLELGAPEIIIRNEKRMLQEAVDALFDNGRRGRAITGTNGRPLKSLSDMIKGKQGRFRQNLLGKRVDYSGRSVIVVGPKLKLHQCGLPKKMALELFKPFIYAELEKRELATTIKSAKKMVEREDLVVWDILEDVVREYPIMLNRAPTLHRLGIQAFEPLLVEGKAIQLHPLVCSAYNADFDGDQMAVHVPLSVEAQIECRVLMMSTNNILSPSNGSPIINPSQDIVLGLYYLTTPRSFELGEGMCFSDREEVIAAYDHGVLGLHARIKVRIDGKLEETTTGRVIVSELIPDEVPFEMVNCVLNKKNIAALVSGSYRTAGTKATVILCDKIKDLGYEYGARAGVTIGVKDLKIPDAKAGMLETAHAEVDEIENQFQDGIITRTEKYNKVVDVWTKVTNDISNEMMQEMSTDVLTDPKTGKTEVNSSFNPIYMMATSGARGNQDQMRQLAGMRGLMAKPSGEIIETPITASFREGLSVLQYFISTHGARKGLADTALKTANSGYLTRRLVDVVQDVTVSEIDCGTVDGLELTHLIKGGEIKQRLHERVLGRVTMFDVYNEDTGELIIPGNTIIDSAYAKKLDASGVNSITIRSGLTCKAKQGVCAMCYGRDLARGHLVNVGETVGIIAAQSIGEPGTQLTMRTFHIGGTASKEIESSSIEAQHNGRVVTSRMRTVVNSEGHKMVLGKSCQVGIVDDQGREREKYVLPSGARLLVDDGQDVKKGSPLAEWDPYMEPFIVDVSGAIKFKDIIEGKTVQEDRTSKASVTIMEYRTTNYRPAVGILDEDGKAVQRPGTDIDANFAMPVGAILMVKDGDQVKAGDVIARKPRESSKTKDIVGGLPRVAELFEVRKPKDLGVVSSIDGIVTFGPETKGKRKVVVTPEVGDSKEFLIPKGKHITVQESDFVEAGDLLTEGSPELHDILRIKGEKYLARYLVEEIQDVYRFQGVNINDKHIEIIVRQMLKKVSILEPGSTSFLIGEQVDKQRFMEENAKVMEEGGKPAVAETLVLGITQASLSTDSFISAASFQETTKVLTEASLKGKSDQLRGLKENVIVGRLVPAGTGFRKYIDTDIVVPDQPERPDKFLEELEENPLLVETE; the protein is encoded by the coding sequence ATGACGTTGGACGATCTGTTCACCTTGCGTGGAGCGCCGAATCAGACGGCCCAGGGCCGCAACCTGAAGGCTATCCAGATATCCATCGCCTCGCCCGAGACCATTCGCGAATGGTCCTACGGCGAAGTGAAGAAACCCGAGACCATCAACTACCGGACCTTCAAGCCCGAGCGCGACGGCCTTTTTTGCGCCAAGATCTTCGGGCCCGTGAAGGACTACGAGTGCAACTGCGGCAAGTACAAGCGCATGAAGCATCGCGGCATCGTCTGCGAGAAGTGCGGCGTCGAGGTCATCGCCTCCAAGGTTCGCCGCGAGCGCATGGGCCACATCGAATTGGCCGCGCCCGTTGCCCACATCTGGTTCCTCAAGACTCTGCCTTCCAAGATCGGCACGCTGCTCGACATAACCATGGCCGACCTGGAGAAGGTGCTGTACTTCGATTCCTTCATCGTGCTTGATCCGGGCGAGACCCCGCTCAAGACGCATCAGGTAGTGTCCGAAGACCAGTACTTCCAGGTCATCGACCACTTCGGCGAAGACGCCTTGAAGGTCGGCATGGGCGCCGAGACGGTCCGCACCATGCTGGAAGCCCTGGATCTGCCGACCCTGCGTACCGAACTGCGTGAGGAGTCCCAGACTACCCGGTCTCAGACCAAGAAAAAGAAAATCACCAAGCGGCTGAAAATCGTCGAGGCTTTCCTCGAGTCCGGCAACAAGCCCGAGTGGATGATCATGGAAGTGATTCCCATCATTCCGCCCGAGCTGCGTCCTCTCGTCCCCCTGGACGGCGGCCGTTTCGCCACCTCCGACCTCAACGATCTCTACCGTCGCGTCATCAACCGCAACAACCGCCTGAAGAGGCTGTTGGAGCTGGGTGCGCCCGAGATCATCATCCGCAACGAAAAGCGCATGCTCCAGGAAGCCGTTGACGCCCTGTTCGACAACGGTCGCCGTGGCCGCGCCATCACCGGCACCAACGGTCGCCCGCTCAAGTCGCTGTCCGACATGATCAAGGGCAAGCAGGGCCGTTTCCGCCAGAACCTGCTCGGCAAGCGTGTCGACTACTCCGGCCGTTCGGTCATCGTGGTCGGTCCGAAGCTGAAGCTGCATCAGTGCGGCCTGCCCAAGAAGATGGCCCTCGAGCTCTTCAAGCCGTTCATCTACGCCGAGCTGGAAAAGCGCGAACTGGCCACCACCATCAAGTCCGCCAAGAAAATGGTCGAGCGCGAAGACCTGGTCGTCTGGGATATCCTGGAAGACGTGGTCCGCGAATACCCGATCATGCTCAACCGTGCACCGACCCTCCACCGCCTGGGCATCCAGGCCTTTGAGCCGCTGCTCGTGGAAGGCAAGGCCATTCAGCTTCACCCGCTGGTTTGCTCCGCCTACAACGCGGACTTCGACGGTGACCAGATGGCCGTGCACGTGCCCCTGTCGGTGGAGGCGCAGATCGAATGCCGCGTGCTCATGATGTCCACCAACAACATCCTGAGCCCCTCCAACGGTTCGCCCATCATCAACCCCTCGCAGGACATCGTCCTCGGTCTGTACTACCTGACCACGCCCCGTTCCTTCGAACTGGGCGAGGGCATGTGCTTCTCCGACCGCGAGGAGGTCATCGCCGCCTACGATCACGGCGTTCTGGGCCTGCACGCACGCATCAAGGTTCGCATCGACGGCAAGCTGGAGGAGACCACCACCGGCCGCGTCATCGTTAGCGAGCTTATCCCGGACGAAGTGCCGTTCGAGATGGTCAACTGCGTGCTCAACAAGAAGAATATCGCAGCCCTGGTCTCCGGTTCCTACCGCACGGCAGGCACCAAGGCCACGGTCATCCTGTGCGACAAGATCAAGGACCTTGGTTACGAATACGGCGCTCGCGCCGGCGTGACCATCGGCGTCAAGGACCTCAAGATTCCCGACGCCAAGGCCGGTATGCTTGAAACCGCCCACGCCGAAGTGGACGAGATCGAGAACCAGTTCCAGGATGGTATCATTACCCGGACCGAGAAATACAACAAGGTTGTCGACGTCTGGACCAAGGTTACCAACGACATCTCCAACGAGATGATGCAGGAAATGTCCACCGACGTGCTGACCGATCCCAAGACCGGCAAGACCGAGGTGAACTCCAGCTTCAACCCCATCTACATGATGGCCACCTCGGGTGCTCGAGGCAACCAGGACCAGATGCGTCAGTTGGCCGGTATGCGCGGTCTGATGGCCAAGCCTTCGGGCGAGATCATCGAGACGCCCATCACCGCCTCCTTCCGCGAAGGTCTGTCGGTTCTCCAGTACTTCATCTCCACTCACGGCGCTCGTAAGGGTCTCGCGGATACCGCGCTCAAGACCGCCAACTCCGGTTACCTTACCCGCCGCCTGGTCGATGTCGTTCAGGACGTGACCGTCTCCGAGATCGACTGCGGCACCGTTGACGGCCTGGAGCTGACCCACCTGATCAAGGGTGGTGAAATCAAGCAGCGGCTGCACGAACGCGTGCTCGGCCGCGTGACCATGTTCGATGTCTATAATGAAGACACCGGCGAATTGATTATTCCCGGCAACACGATCATCGATTCGGCGTACGCCAAGAAGCTCGACGCTTCCGGCGTTAACTCCATCACCATTCGTTCCGGCCTGACCTGCAAGGCCAAGCAGGGCGTTTGCGCCATGTGTTACGGCCGTGACCTGGCCCGAGGTCATCTGGTCAACGTCGGTGAGACCGTCGGCATTATCGCCGCCCAGTCCATCGGCGAGCCCGGAACCCAGCTGACCATGCGTACCTTCCACATTGGTGGTACCGCATCCAAGGAAATCGAGTCCTCATCCATCGAAGCCCAGCACAACGGCCGGGTCGTCACTTCGCGCATGCGTACCGTCGTCAACTCCGAAGGGCACAAGATGGTGCTCGGCAAGAGCTGTCAGGTCGGCATCGTGGACGATCAGGGCCGCGAGCGGGAAAAATACGTGCTGCCTTCGGGTGCACGCCTGCTGGTGGACGACGGACAGGACGTCAAGAAGGGCTCCCCGCTGGCCGAGTGGGATCCGTACATGGAACCCTTCATCGTCGACGTTTCCGGCGCCATCAAGTTCAAGGACATCATCGAAGGCAAGACCGTGCAGGAGGATCGCACCTCCAAGGCGTCCGTCACCATCATGGAGTATCGCACCACCAACTACCGGCCCGCGGTCGGCATTCTGGACGAGGACGGCAAGGCCGTGCAGCGTCCCGGTACCGACATCGACGCCAACTTCGCCATGCCGGTGGGCGCCATTCTGATGGTCAAGGACGGCGATCAGGTCAAGGCGGGTGACGTCATCGCGCGTAAGCCGCGTGAGTCCTCCAAGACCAAGGACATCGTCGGTGGTCTGCCTCGCGTCGCCGAGCTGTTCGAGGTGCGCAAGCCCAAGGATCTGGGTGTTGTCTCCTCCATTGACGGCATTGTCACCTTCGGTCCCGAAACCAAGGGCAAGCGCAAGGTCGTGGTCACTCCCGAGGTGGGCGACTCCAAGGAATTCCTCATTCCCAAGGGCAAGCACATCACGGTTCAGGAGTCCGACTTCGTGGAAGCGGGCGATCTGCTGACCGAAGGCTCTCCGGAGCTGCACGACATCCTGCGCATCAAGGGCGAGAAGTACCTGGCCCGCTACCTGGTCGAGGAAATCCAGGACGTGTACCGCTTCCAGGGCGTTAATATCAACGACAAGCACATCGAAATCATCGTCCGCCAGATGCTGAAGAAGGTTTCGATCCTGGAGCCCGGTTCCACCTCCTTCCTCATCGGCGAGCAGGTGGACAAGCAGCGGTTCATGGAAGAGAACGCCAAGGTCATGGAAGAGGGCGGCAAGCCCGCTGTCGCAGAGACCCTGGTTCTGGGTATCACCCAGGCATCTCTGTCCACGGACTCCTTCATCTCCGCAGCCTCCTTCCAGGAGACCACCAAGGTGCTGACCGAGGCTTCGCTCAAGGGCAAGTCCGACCAGCTGCGCGGCCTGAAGGAGAACGTCATTGTCGGCCGTCTCGTGCCTGCAGGAACCGGTTTCCGCAAGTACATCGACACCGACATCGTGGTCCCGGATCAGCCCGAGCGGCCCGACAAGTTCCTTGAGGAGCTTGAGGAGAATCCGCTTCTGGTCGAGACGGAGTAA
- the rplB gene encoding 50S ribosomal protein L2 → MATRKLKPTSPGRRFQTISDFAEITRTTPEKSLTKGLTKKAGRNNNGRVTARRRGGGHKTLYRIIDFKRNKLGVPAKVAEIEYDPNRSARIALLHYADGEKRYILAPVGLNQGDTILAGEGADIKPGNAMVLSQVPTGTIVHNIELHPGKGGQFCRAAGTYAQLIAKEGKYALLRMPSGEVRKVLATCCATVGQVGNIHHENIKIGKAGRNRWLGRRPKVRGVAMNPIDHPLGGGEGRSSGGRHPVSPWGVPAKGYKTRNKKKASSKLIVKRRGQK, encoded by the coding sequence ATGGCAACCCGCAAGCTGAAGCCTACTTCTCCGGGCCGCCGGTTCCAGACGATCTCCGATTTCGCCGAGATCACCCGGACCACTCCCGAGAAGTCGCTGACCAAAGGCCTGACCAAGAAGGCCGGCCGCAACAATAATGGTCGGGTCACCGCCCGTCGCCGTGGCGGCGGTCACAAGACCCTGTACCGTATCATCGATTTCAAGCGTAACAAGCTTGGCGTTCCTGCCAAGGTTGCCGAGATCGAATACGATCCGAACCGCAGCGCCCGTATCGCTCTTCTGCACTACGCGGACGGCGAGAAGCGCTACATCCTGGCTCCTGTCGGCCTGAATCAGGGCGACACCATCCTGGCGGGCGAGGGCGCCGACATCAAACCCGGCAATGCCATGGTGCTGAGCCAGGTCCCGACCGGTACCATCGTGCACAACATTGAGTTGCACCCCGGCAAGGGCGGTCAGTTCTGCCGCGCCGCCGGCACCTATGCCCAGCTCATCGCCAAGGAAGGCAAGTACGCGCTTCTGCGCATGCCCTCCGGTGAGGTCCGCAAGGTCCTGGCCACCTGTTGTGCCACCGTCGGTCAGGTCGGAAACATTCATCACGAGAATATCAAGATCGGCAAAGCCGGCCGTAACCGCTGGCTCGGTCGTCGCCCGAAGGTCCGTGGTGTTGCAATGAACCCGATCGATCACCCGCTGGGTGGTGGTGAGGGCCGTAGCTCGGGTGGTCGCCATCCGGTGTCCCCGTGGGGCGTCCCCGCCAAGGGCTACAAGACCCGCAACAAGAAGAAGGCTTCCTCGAAGCTCATCGTCAAACGCCGCGGCCAGAAGTAG
- the rplW gene encoding 50S ribosomal protein L23 → MDYSQVLIRPVVTEKANDAKEQSNHVSFYVHPDSNKIEVKKAVEAAFDVKVESVNIVRKQAMPRKRFGRVTGRISGYKKAYVKLVEGDKIEIFEGV, encoded by the coding sequence ATGGATTACTCCCAAGTATTGATCCGCCCCGTCGTGACCGAAAAGGCCAACGACGCCAAGGAACAGTCCAATCACGTCTCTTTTTACGTCCATCCCGATTCCAACAAGATCGAGGTGAAGAAGGCAGTCGAGGCAGCCTTCGACGTCAAAGTCGAGTCCGTGAACATCGTCCGCAAGCAAGCCATGCCCCGCAAGCGCTTTGGCCGAGTCACCGGTCGTATCTCCGGTTACAAGAAGGCCTACGTGAAGCTGGTGGAAGGCGATAAGATCGAAATCTTCGAAGGAGTGTAA
- the fusA gene encoding elongation factor G, with product MARKVPREKQRNIGIMAHIDAGKTTTTERILFYTGVSHKIGEVHDGEATMDWMVQEQERGITITSAATTCFWRDHRVNIIDTPGHVDFTMEVERALRVLDGAVAVFDSVAGVEPQSETVWRQADRYRVPRMAFVNKMDRIGADFFRCVEMMKTRLGAKAVPLQLPIGAEDNFEGVVDLIEGKAYIYDHKDHGASFTTIDVPAELQDKYEEMRAEMIEAIAEEDEALLEKYMAEEELTADELREGVRKATNSLTICPVLCGTAFRNKGVQPLLDAVVDYLPSPLDIEVMKGEDPSTGEVVECPCDDDKPLSALSFKLMTDPFVGHLTFLRIYSGKIESGSTFMNGATGKKERIGRLLKMHANKREEIKEAYAGDIVAAVGLKNLATGDTLCDLKSAVVLESLDIPDPVIEVAIEPKTKADRDNLSNALVKLAKEDPSFRVKTDDETGQCLIAGMGELHLEIIVDRLLREFNVNANVGAPRVAYRETISAETKVDVKHAKQSGGRGQYGHVVLEVEPNPEKGYEFEDEIKGGVIPKEYIPAVDKGIQDAMKNGIVAGFPVVDVKVKLVFGSYHEVDSSEQAFYIAGSMAIKEACKKAKPVLLEPIMSVEVVTPEDYLGDVMGDLNGRRGRVGEMEARPGVQVVRSYVPLSEMFGYATDLRSKTQGRATFTMQFDHYEKVPNSLAEELMSDKN from the coding sequence GTGGCGAGAAAAGTTCCCAGAGAGAAACAGCGCAATATCGGTATCATGGCCCACATCGATGCGGGCAAGACTACTACCACCGAGCGTATTCTGTTCTACACCGGCGTGTCTCACAAGATTGGTGAGGTGCACGACGGCGAGGCTACCATGGACTGGATGGTCCAGGAGCAGGAGCGCGGCATTACCATTACTTCTGCCGCGACCACCTGTTTTTGGCGTGACCATCGCGTCAACATCATCGACACCCCGGGCCACGTTGACTTCACCATGGAAGTCGAACGCGCCCTGCGCGTCCTGGACGGCGCTGTCGCCGTCTTCGACTCCGTAGCCGGCGTCGAGCCCCAGTCCGAGACCGTCTGGCGCCAGGCCGACCGCTACCGCGTTCCCCGCATGGCCTTCGTCAACAAGATGGACCGCATCGGTGCGGACTTCTTCCGTTGCGTCGAGATGATGAAAACCCGTCTCGGTGCCAAGGCAGTGCCCCTTCAGCTCCCCATCGGCGCTGAAGACAACTTCGAAGGCGTGGTCGACCTCATTGAGGGCAAGGCCTACATCTATGATCACAAGGATCATGGCGCTTCCTTCACCACCATCGACGTCCCGGCCGAGCTTCAGGACAAGTACGAGGAAATGCGCGCCGAGATGATCGAAGCCATTGCCGAAGAGGACGAAGCGCTCCTCGAAAAGTACATGGCCGAAGAGGAACTGACCGCCGATGAGCTTCGCGAAGGCGTCCGCAAGGCTACCAACAGCCTGACCATTTGCCCGGTGCTGTGCGGTACCGCATTCCGCAACAAGGGTGTCCAGCCGCTGCTCGACGCCGTTGTGGATTACCTGCCGTCTCCCCTGGACATCGAGGTCATGAAGGGTGAAGATCCCTCCACTGGTGAAGTGGTCGAGTGCCCCTGCGACGACGACAAGCCGCTTTCCGCGCTGTCCTTCAAGCTGATGACCGATCCCTTTGTCGGTCACCTGACCTTCCTGCGCATCTATTCCGGCAAGATCGAATCCGGCTCCACCTTCATGAACGGTGCCACCGGAAAGAAAGAGCGCATCGGTCGACTTCTGAAAATGCACGCCAACAAGCGTGAAGAGATAAAAGAGGCATACGCCGGTGACATCGTCGCCGCCGTCGGCCTCAAGAACCTGGCCACCGGCGATACCCTCTGCGATCTTAAGAGCGCAGTTGTTCTGGAGTCCCTGGACATCCCGGATCCGGTTATCGAAGTGGCCATCGAACCCAAGACCAAGGCAGACCGTGACAACCTGTCCAACGCTCTCGTCAAGCTCGCCAAGGAGGATCCGTCCTTCCGCGTGAAGACTGACGACGAGACCGGGCAGTGCCTGATCGCCGGAATGGGCGAGTTGCACCTGGAAATCATCGTTGATCGTCTTCTCAGGGAGTTCAACGTGAACGCAAACGTGGGCGCTCCCCGCGTGGCGTACCGGGAGACCATTTCCGCCGAGACCAAGGTGGACGTCAAGCATGCCAAGCAGTCTGGTGGTCGTGGCCAGTACGGCCACGTTGTCCTGGAAGTCGAGCCCAACCCTGAGAAGGGCTACGAGTTCGAGGACGAAATCAAGGGCGGCGTGATTCCCAAGGAATACATCCCCGCCGTGGATAAGGGCATCCAGGATGCCATGAAGAACGGCATCGTGGCCGGGTTCCCGGTCGTCGACGTCAAGGTCAAGCTGGTCTTCGGTTCCTATCACGAAGTCGACTCCAGCGAACAGGCCTTCTACATCGCCGGTTCCATGGCCATCAAGGAAGCCTGCAAAAAAGCCAAGCCGGTGCTGCTTGAGCCGATCATGTCGGTTGAAGTGGTTACCCCCGAGGATTACCTCGGTGACGTCATGGGCGACCTGAACGGTCGTCGTGGCCGGGTTGGCGAGATGGAAGCCCGTCCCGGGGTTCAGGTGGTTCGCTCTTACGTGCCGTTGTCCGAAATGTTCGGCTACGCCACGGACCTGCGATCCAAGACCCAGGGCCGCGCGACCTTCACCATGCAGTTCGATCACTACGAAAAGGTGCCGAACAGCCTGGCTGAAGAGTTGATGTCAGACAAAAACTAA
- the rpsL gene encoding 30S ribosomal protein S12, translating to MPTINQLIRKGRKVQPKRKKTPALLECPQRRGVCTRVYTTTPKKPNSALRKVARVRLTNGIEVTAYIGGEGHNLQEHSVVLIRGGRVKDLPGVRYHIVRGSLDTSGVDDRRRGRSKYGTKRPK from the coding sequence ATGCCTACCATTAACCAGCTCATCCGCAAGGGGCGCAAGGTTCAGCCCAAGCGGAAGAAGACTCCGGCTCTGCTGGAATGCCCGCAGCGGCGCGGCGTGTGCACCAGGGTGTACACCACGACCCCGAAGAAGCCGAACTCCGCTCTTCGTAAGGTCGCTCGTGTGCGTCTGACCAACGGCATCGAAGTTACCGCCTACATCGGTGGTGAGGGTCACAACCTGCAGGAACACTCCGTGGTGCTTATCCGCGGTGGTCGTGTCAAGGACCTTCCCGGTGTCCGCTACCACATCGTCCGTGGCTCCCTCGATACCTCCGGTGTCGATGATCGCCGTCGCGGCCGTTCCAAGTACGGCACCAAGCGTCCCAAATAG
- the rpsS gene encoding 30S ribosomal protein S19, protein MPRSLKKGPFIDGHLMKKVEAAAENQDRRVIKTWSRRSTIFPEMVGMTFAVHNGRKFIPVFVTENMVGHKLGEFSPTRTYFGHAADKKK, encoded by the coding sequence ATGCCCAGATCTCTTAAGAAAGGCCCGTTCATCGACGGCCACCTTATGAAGAAAGTCGAAGCCGCTGCCGAGAACCAGGACCGTCGCGTCATCAAGACCTGGTCCCGTCGTTCCACGATATTCCCCGAGATGGTCGGCATGACCTTCGCCGTTCACAACGGCCGCAAGTTCATCCCGGTTTTCGTGACCGAGAACATGGTCGGTCACAAGCTCGGCGAGTTCTCGCCCACCCGTACCTACTTCGGCCACGCTGCCGACAAGAAGAAGTAG
- the rplD gene encoding 50S ribosomal protein L4 → MAKLQVVDQNNTKVGDIELAPEVFEVEIQPEILNLVVRSQRAAKRQGTHATKNRARITGGGRKPWRQKGTGRARAGSSRSPLWRGGAATFGPQPRDYSFKVNKKVRKLALQMALSSRVSEEKLKVVKSIELEDIKTKAFAAVAEKLGLGKTLIVAKDADEKLVLSARNMPHIKVIEADKLNVYDVLLYPELVMLETAAQDVQERLK, encoded by the coding sequence ATGGCAAAATTACAAGTTGTAGATCAGAACAATACGAAAGTCGGTGACATCGAACTGGCTCCCGAGGTCTTTGAGGTTGAAATTCAGCCCGAGATCCTCAACCTGGTTGTCCGTTCGCAGCGCGCCGCCAAGCGGCAGGGCACTCACGCAACCAAGAACCGCGCCCGTATCACGGGTGGTGGACGCAAGCCCTGGCGCCAGAAAGGCACCGGTCGCGCCCGTGCCGGTTCCTCCCGCTCGCCCCTGTGGCGTGGCGGTGCCGCCACCTTCGGTCCCCAGCCCCGCGACTATTCCTTCAAGGTAAACAAGAAGGTTCGCAAGCTGGCCCTGCAGATGGCTCTGTCCTCCCGCGTCTCGGAAGAGAAGCTCAAGGTGGTCAAGTCCATCGAGCTGGAAGATATCAAGACCAAGGCCTTCGCCGCCGTTGCCGAAAAGCTCGGCCTCGGCAAGACCCTCATCGTCGCCAAGGACGCTGACGAGAAGCTGGTGCTTTCCGCACGGAACATGCCCCACATCAAGGTCATCGAAGCCGATAAGCTGAATGTTTATGACGTGCTGCTGTACCCCGAGCTGGTGATGCTCGAGACCGCCGCCCAAGACGTTCAAGAGAGGTTGAAGTAA
- the rpsG gene encoding 30S ribosomal protein S7, with amino-acid sequence MPRKGPVAKRQILPDPVYGSKLITRFINRLMIDGKKSTAERIFYQALEILADKTNEDALRAFEKCLDNVRPALEVKSRRVGGATYQVPMEVRPDRQTALAIRWMISYSRGRGEKGMVARLSGELLDAFNNRGGAVKKREDTHKMAEANKAFAHYRW; translated from the coding sequence ATGCCTCGTAAAGGTCCTGTCGCCAAGCGGCAGATCCTGCCGGATCCTGTTTACGGCAGCAAGCTCATCACCCGCTTTATCAACCGTCTCATGATCGACGGTAAGAAAAGCACCGCTGAAAGAATTTTCTACCAGGCTCTCGAGATCCTGGCCGATAAAACCAACGAAGATGCCCTGCGCGCCTTCGAGAAGTGCCTGGACAACGTCCGCCCGGCCCTTGAGGTCAAATCCCGCCGTGTCGGCGGTGCGACCTATCAGGTCCCCATGGAAGTTCGTCCCGACCGTCAGACCGCTCTGGCTATCCGCTGGATGATCTCCTACTCGCGCGGCCGCGGTGAGAAGGGCATGGTTGCCCGTCTTTCCGGCGAGCTTCTCGACGCTTTCAATAACCGTGGTGGCGCTGTTAAGAAGCGCGAAGACACCCACAAGATGGCCGAAGCCAACAAGGCTTTCGCTCACTACCGCTGGTAG
- the rpsJ gene encoding 30S ribosomal protein S10, which produces MAASMASDRIRIKLRSYDYRILDKAVTEIVDTARNTGAAIAGPVPLPTRIHRTTIQKSVHVDKKSREQFEMRIHKRLLDILEPTQQTVDALGKLSLPAGVDVEIKL; this is translated from the coding sequence ATGGCTGCTTCGATGGCGAGCGATCGCATCAGAATTAAACTGAGATCATACGATTACCGTATTCTGGACAAGGCTGTCACCGAGATCGTTGACACCGCCCGGAATACCGGTGCGGCTATTGCCGGCCCCGTGCCGCTGCCCACCCGCATTCATCGTACCACCATCCAGAAGTCCGTTCACGTCGACAAGAAGTCCCGTGAGCAGTTTGAAATGCGCATTCACAAGCGCCTTCTGGATATTCTTGAACCCACTCAGCAGACGGTTGACGCCCTCGGCAAGCTTTCCTTGCCCGCCGGCGTCGATGTCGAGATCAAACTCTAG
- the rplV gene encoding 50S ribosomal protein L22 produces the protein MEAKAVAKYIRVSPRKTRLVAENIKGKGVEDALNILRFTPKKPAEILRKVLYSAISNAEQMPGVDVDSLIVDTVMVNEGPTWKRIQPRAMGRAYRIRKRTSHITIVVKEQ, from the coding sequence ATGGAAGCCAAAGCAGTAGCAAAATACATTCGCGTATCTCCGCGCAAGACCCGCCTGGTCGCCGAGAACATCAAGGGCAAGGGTGTCGAGGATGCACTGAACATCCTGCGATTCACCCCCAAGAAGCCCGCTGAGATTCTCCGCAAGGTGCTGTACTCTGCCATTTCCAATGCAGAGCAGATGCCCGGAGTGGACGTTGACTCCCTGATCGTTGATACGGTCATGGTCAACGAAGGACCGACTTGGAAGCGCATCCAGCCGCGTGCCATGGGCCGCGCCTATCGTATCCGGAAGCGTACCAGCCACATCACCATCGTGGTGAAGGAGCAGTAA
- the rplC gene encoding 50S ribosomal protein L3 gives MSKTLGILGKKLGMTRIFKDDGTICPVTVIEAGPCPVMQIKTTEKEGYNALQLGYDAIAERKVNKPMKGHMAKAGKELYRTLKEFPLDAVEGYELGQDITVEIFAAGEKVKVTGTSKGKGFQGVMKRHNFAGSRASHGAEKVHRVPGSVGNATFPGRVWKGKKMPGQMGNARVTVSNVEIVDVRPEDNVLVVKGQIPGPNNGLVMIRKNG, from the coding sequence ATGTCTAAGACTCTCGGAATTCTCGGCAAGAAGCTGGGTATGACACGCATCTTCAAAGATGATGGTACCATCTGCCCGGTGACCGTTATCGAGGCGGGTCCCTGCCCGGTCATGCAGATCAAGACCACGGAAAAGGAAGGCTACAACGCCCTGCAGCTCGGTTATGATGCCATTGCCGAACGCAAGGTGAACAAGCCCATGAAGGGCCACATGGCCAAAGCCGGCAAGGAGCTTTACCGCACACTCAAGGAATTCCCCCTTGACGCAGTGGAAGGCTACGAGCTCGGTCAGGACATCACCGTTGAGATTTTCGCCGCCGGCGAAAAGGTCAAGGTGACCGGCACCTCCAAGGGTAAGGGCTTCCAGGGCGTCATGAAGCGTCACAACTTCGCTGGCTCCCGAGCATCGCACGGTGCGGAAAAGGTCCATCGCGTTCCCGGTTCTGTCGGTAACGCCACCTTCCCGGGCCGCGTCTGGAAGGGCAAGAAGATGCCCGGCCAGATGGGTAACGCCCGCGTGACCGTGTCCAACGTGGAAATCGTCGATGTCAGGCCCGAGGACAACGTTCTCGTGGTCAAGGGCCAGATCCCTGGTCCGAACAATGGCCTCGTGATGATCCGCAAGAACGGTTAG